The window GCTGGTTCTTACTTGGTGAAGTTAGCTACGGATGATTGGGTGAAAGAATGTTTGACAGATATTGGTAATGTTTACATTCCCGCTCGCAATCCCAGTCAGACTGAACCGCGCATTAACGAAAATCCTGAAATTATTGCTGAGTTAATCTACTCTGGTGGAGGAAATACATTTTTATTATTCCGAGATACCGAAGATAACTATGCCAGAAAGTTTACTGAAGCTTGGAGCAAAAGGATACTAGTTGAAGCGCCAGGACTCAATGTTGAAATTGCTCATCAACTCTTTGACTGGAATCAGAGATTATTGCGAGATGTCATTGACAACGACCTAATCAAAGGCAAGCTAGATATTCAAAAAAGAAAACCAAGAGCCTCGGCTCCTTTATTGGGCTTAGGAGTGACAGCTAGCTGTGTTTCTACTGGATTAGTCGCAGTGAAAACACAAGAAATTGATGGACAAACAAGACCAATATCTAGAGAGGTTGTTAAAACGGAAGTTCCCCTTTGACAAAAAACTACAACCTATGCTGTGAGAGAGGGAGAGACTCAACTCCTCGGCTGTTACTGGGTACAAATTAAGGAAACTTCTAACAAATCTAACGCTTTTTGTTGGAGTGGAGTCGGTTGAGTAATTTTCTCAAACATTAGAGAAGTCTCCAGACCACTAGACTGGAATTTATTTTTGACAATCGTTGCTAAATCAGTCATTAAAGTCCGAAAACTATGGACAGGAAGCTTTTCAGGTGTCTTTTTAGTCGCTGCCTTAGCGCGGGCTTTCTTTGAACGCTTAGATGGAGCAACAATTGAACTTTTTCCCTCCGGTTCAACTGTGACTTTTTCATCGTCAAACAGCAGTGGAGCTAAAGCTTTCCTCATGTGCCACTCCACATAATAAGCCAGCATACACAAGAAGACGTGAGCTTTGACGCGCTGTTCTAAACGGTGATAAATTGGACGTACTTTCAAATCGATAGTTTTATAACTGCGGAAAGCTTGTTCGACAGTAGAAAGGCTTTTATAGGTTCTCACCGTTTGAGCCGCATCTAAAGTCTCCGGTTTGACTGAAGTCCGAATAATATAGACTCCATCCAAAGCCGAATCATTGGCGATAGCCGCTTCATTCAATGAGTAAGAAAAACTTGTCTCAGTGATGGCAATATTAAAGTATTTCCCCACACATGTAGCATTGAGAACTCGCCCCACTCTCAGTCCAATCTGGTCGGCTCCTTTGAGGGCGCGTTTATCTCGTGAAGTGGCGATAACAATCTTATTGAGTTCCTGCTGTGTCGCCTGTAATAAAGCAATTCTAGTCAAAGACTTTTCTTGAGCAAGCATCGGGTTGCGACAAGCAATTAGCCGCTCACTGGGGTAATCAGAACAAGAAAATTCTACTAAGTCAGTTTCATCAAATAATGAGAGTTGAACAGCTTCTTGTTCAAGAAGTTTCCGAAGCTCCTTCGGATAGATGTCTTAGGGCTAACTCATTTTCGATTAATTCTTGTTTGGATACCAGCCAATCCATTGCTTCATACAATTCATCTTCATCGGCTTTTTCTAAGCCCAACAGTTCACTTAACGATGAATTGCACGTTTCGCTGTGCAATCCTCTCGCTGTGGCTAACTTGGAACGAGGCTCAATGAGACGCGCCACGATCATCGCCAAAACTAGAGCTCGTTTTCTCGAATTTGAGGGTGAGATTAGATGGTGCAAAGACAGTTTTTTGATTGTTCCTAAAACCGCAGCTACATGACCATGAGGTAGACTTCTTTCTACAGAGAATGATTCGGAGAGATTTTCAATAGCTGCGCCGCCTTTGAGCACTATTCTCAAGTTATCAATGACAGTATCCGGTAATTTTGACAGGTTAGCTAAAGTTCTTTTACGGATTTTACCCCCTTCACGATAGGACTCTCGTAGGAGGACAGCGGGGGGTGAATTTCTGTTAGGGACTCGTTCAATATACATGGCTACTATTGTCCCAGAAATCTCCCCGCCAAAATCTTAAAAAATTCTTAAAAACATGGGTACGGCTTTCTGGGAGTAAATGGCTCTAGTTCCCGTCACTCAAGCTTTTTCTCCCTTTGTAGTTCATCTGTACGGGGGAACTTCCGTTAAAAAGCTGGATAAAGTTAATGACGCTAATGGGGAATTGAGAAAAATACTATTTGATGATCGCAAACTGAGAAGGCATAGCGAACAGTATGATATCCCACTGGATGTTGACGATTTAGGGCGGTCAGAAAACGAAAGCAGCTATATTGCTGTGGTTCATATTGATGGCAATCGAATGGGTAAACGATTTGAGGACTATGGAAAAAGCCAATCTGATAACAGAGAATTTATCATGGCAATGCGTAAGCTTTCTTGGGGAGTCAGTGAAGCTAGTAGCCAAGCATTGGAAGCTGTTGGTCATGCAGTTATTAAGTTAGTTGATGAAGAGAAATTTGAGATTAAAAATAACTACTTACCATTTCGCCCAATTGTCTATGGTGGTGATGATGTTACTTTTGTGTGTGATGGACGACTGGGTTTATCCTTAGCAGTTAAGTTCTTAGAAAAATTTGAGGAATTCACCCAAGATTTACCTGATGGAGAAGGTAAAGCAACAGCTTGTGCAGGAATTGCGATTGTTAAAACTCACTATCCTTTTTCACGAGCTTATGCGTTGAGTGAAGCATTATGCACTCAAGCTAAACAATGGATGAAACAAGAAACACAGAACTATGAAAAACCATTGTTTTCTGCTCTTGATTGGCATATTGCAGCTAGCGGTCTTTTGGGAAGTATTGGTGAAATCCGTGATCGCGAGTACCGCGTCCAAATTCCCGAACTCGATAAACCTGCTTCTTTGACCATGCGACCAATGCGATCGCACCCCTACAAAAACGAATGGCGTACTTGGGCTGGCTTTTCTAAGGCAGTTAATGATTTTAAAACACATGAGGACTGGAAGGATCGTCGCAATAAAATCATGGCACTACGCGAAGTATTACGACAAGGCAAGAAAGCAACAGCGCAATTTAGACAAGCTTACTGTTTAGAGAGACTACCAGTTTTCCCCGAAGCAAACCCTAATCTTTCAAAAGAAGGTTGGTGTACGTATGGTGAAAATAAAGAGATTTGTGGTTATTTTGACGCGATTGAAGCGATGAATTTTTACACTCCTCTAGAAGAATAATCAAATGAGTACCTACACCCTCAAAATCAAGCTTCTAAGCGATACTACCTTTGGACGTGGTGATGGAGTAGCGGGTTTGGTTGACCAAGAGGTAGAACACGATTGCTATGGATTTCCCTATTTACGGGGACGCACTCTTAAGGGTTTGCTGAGTGAAGAATGCGATAACTTAATAGCTGTGTTATCAGATGATAATCAGCGTCAGCACTGGCAAGCAATTGCTGATCGTTTATTTGGTGTACCGGGAAGCACCCTTGATACTCAAGCAAAAATCCATGTTGGAGATGCCTGTTTGCCCAGTGACTTACGAGGGGCGATCGCAGCACAGCTAGATTCAGAGCAGGAAAAAAAGCGAAAGAACCCCAAATACAAACCTGCTCTAAGTTCCACAGATATTCTGGAATCTCTCACTACAATTCGCCGTCAGACAGCTATCGCTCCAGAAAACGGTGCACCTGCTGAACATAGCTTGCGTTCAGCCCGCGTAATTCTACGAGAATTACCTTTTGAGTCAAAACTTTTATTTGAAACTGAACTAAACAAAGATTCTGAAGATGACCAGGATATGCTGGCACTCTTAGCAGTGGGTACATTAGCACTGCGACGGATTGGAAGTGGACGCAATCGAGGTCGAGGTCACGTACAGTATAGCCTGTATAACTATAGCAATGAGCTAACAAAAGATATGGATTCTATCCAGCGCTTTGGGAGAATTAGATGAAAGCAGTTACTTTTTTATTACATACTCAGCAACCAATTCTTGCTACATCTCTTCAGGGAGATCCAAACAGTGATGTATCTTATCCCTATATACCCGGTAGCATGATTCGTGGAGTACTGATTAGTCGCTATCTCAACGCTCTCAAGCGTCATGGACTACAAGAAACTGATGACATTCTAGATACTCAGCGTTTCCCAGACGTAACTCGATTGTTTTTTGACGATGAGAAAACCCGTTATTTGAATGCTTATCCTACTGGTATCAACCGCAAACGAACTTTACCTGTACCGCGTTCTTGGTACAAGGATAAAGGGGTGGAATTTTCTGAAACAGAAGATAAAAAGGTAAAGGTATATGATTTCAGCAAGATTCCCGTTGATGAGCGAGAGGAAGACTTATCTCCAAAGTTGTTAGATGAAAAATTATGTACAGTAGACGATGAAGATGTACTTTTGTACAAAGTTAAACGACGGATCAATATTCACAATCAAAGAGATCGCAAAAAAGGCAGAGGCACAGAGGGGAACGGCGCTGTATTTTCCTACGATGCCATAGATGCAAAACAGACATTTCATGCAGTTGTATTATGTGACTCTGAAAACGATAAAAGCATTATTGAATCTTTACTGCAACCACAAGATATTTGGTTAGGTGGTTCCCAAAGTGCAGGTTATGGTCACACCATAATAGAGCTAGTTCAAAATAATGGTGATTGGCACGAAACAGGGGTTCCTATTGAAGAGCGAATAAAACGAAATGAAGATTTAACGATTACACTCCTCAGTGATACGATTGTACGCAATGACTGCGGACAAGTAGTGGCCGATCCAGAAGTATTATGTCAGTTACTTTCAAAAGTTCTAGCTGTCGATATTCAGTTCAAAAAAATTAAATATAGAAATGAATCTGGAGAAGAAAAAGAAATAGAAGATGGCATTTATACTAGTAGTACGATTGTTGGAGGATTCAATCGTAAATGGGGACTACCTTTACCTCAAATTCCAGCTTTGGCAGCAGGAAGTGTATTTGTTGTTAACAAAGTTGAGCTAGATTTACAAAAAATTAAAACACTTGAAGAACACGGGATTGGAGAGCGTAAAGTAGATGGTTTTGGACGATTTGTTGTAAATTGGTTAGATGATGAACAGACCGAATATAATGCCAAACTGCCACAGTCAGAAGCTAGAGCGGTTAGCACCACTGAACCATTAGCACCAGCATCATTAAAAATTGCTACAAATATAGCTACTAGAATAGTACGGAAAAAACTTGACGAACTGCTGTCAAAGCAAATTAGTAGTATCGAATTGCTCAAGAAAGATAAAATTTCCAATAGTCAACTTGCTCGGTTAATGATTGTAACGAGAAAAGCATTATCTGAGCTTGATATCGAGAATGAGAAGCCGGAAGCTGAACGTAAGACTATTCTAGAACTAGCCAAGCCTGTGCGCGATTTACTAAGCAATTTGCCGTCTAATGCTCGCAATCAATTTGAGAGTATCAGACTAAGTACAGGTGAAAGACTGGATGAGAAAATCCAGAATTGGCTAGATTCTCCAGATAGCTGGCTTAATAACTCTTGGCGTAGCGATTCACAAACTAAAAGTTTTATGACTTCTGGTAAACCAACTGTGAGCATTGCTGGTGTACCGCAAGGTTTTGATAATTATGTAGCACTAGAATACTCACTCCGCTTGATTATGGCAGTTGCGAAAAAGACGATAAAGGAGAAAAGTAATGACTGAAAGGCGTCATAAGTCAAATCGTCATATTATCAAGCGAATTATTGTACGCGGCACTCTGGTATTAGATACTCCTACCTGCTTGGGAAACGGTGACGCAGATAGTCCAACGGATTTGCCATTGTTACGGGATAGCATCAGTAACCATGCCTTACTGACAGGTTCATCTATTGCTGGAGCTTTACGCAATTATCTGCGAGAGTGCAATAAAGGATATAACGTGAGCGATCGCCGTCATGACCTCACTACAAAACTGTTCGGCGATTTGTTTGCTTACGAGAATGAAAAGACTCTGACAGAAGCAGAAAAGATAGAGCTAAGGAGCAATGACACCCAAAGCTCTTTAATCATCAACGATGCTCTCAGCGTTGCTCCCATTAAGGCTGAATTGAGGGATGGTGTCAAAATTAATAGCGTAACCCGTACAGCACAAGATAAAGCGAAGTATGACTTGGAATTGTTAGAAGCAGGAACCCAGTTTCCTCTCTGCTTAGAATTGCTGATTGATAAGGAGACTGATGAAGCTGAACTGGTCAAAGCGATCGCGTTAGCACTACATGGCTTGGAATCTAGTAACCGTTCAAAAAGCGGCGAAATTTGCATCGGGATGAAAAAGCGGCGTGGCTTTGGTCGCTGCTATGTCGAAAACTGGCAAGTTTGGCAATTCAACCTGCAAGATCCTAAAGAACGAATAAACTGGTTGAATTTTGAGCATTGGTCTACAGGTTTATTATCTGATTACCCGACACATCAATCTATTGCTACTGCTCTTGGGGTGTCTTTAGATGAAGAGGAAGATAGGCGCGATCGCTTCCTCATCCATGCCACTTTCAAATTAGTGGGTTCTCTCCTAATCCGTTCCGGTCAAGATACACCTGGACTAGCACCTGATGTGGTTCATTTAAAGTCTCATCGACCTGGTGAAACAGATCCAGTCCCCGTATTATCTGGTACCAGTTTAGCAGGAGTGCTGCGTCATAGAGCCGAGCGAATTATCAATACTCTAAACAAACCAACAACCATTATTGATGAAATATTTGGTTTTGACTTTAGCAAGGATAAGAGTAAGGAAGCAAAAGCTAGTCGCTTAGTTGTAGGAGAGAGCATTGTTAAAGATACAGCTGACCTAGTACAAACCCGTATTGCCATTGATCGGTTTACAGGTGGAACATATCAGGGAGCTTTGTTTCAAGAACAGCCTATTTTTGGTCAAGGTGATGACAATTTAAAAATAGAACTAGAATTGCGCGACCCAAAAAACTATGAAATTGGTTTACTTTTGCTGTTGCTGAAAGATTTGTGGACGCAGGATTTACCTGTAGGAGGTGCAAGTAGCGTTGGGCGGGGAAGGTTACAAGGAAAAACAGCAACATTAACTCGGTATGAATTTGATAAAAATAAAAATAAGATGCAGCCCCAAACTTGGCACATTTCTCAACCAGATTTAAATGAACAAAAGCTTGACGTGAGCAAGGACGACCAAAAGGAAATGGAAAACTATGTTCAATCCTTAGCAGACTATTGTATTCAGTGACAATCAGCAGTCAAAAAAAGAATAGATTAAATCAAGGAGCGAATTATGATTGCTAATCCTCAAAACCATCAAAAAATTACGGTAGAAGAATACCTAAAATGGGAACAACACCAAGAATTTCGTCATGAATATATTGACGGCGAAATTATGGCTATGACAGGGGGAACTATTCCTCATAATGACATTGCCCTTAACTTCTACAGGGCTTTGTACTCTCATTTACATCACAGGGGCTGCCGAGTTAATGTATCGGATGTGAAAGTTCAGGCTAATAAAAGCAGTCGTTACTTCTATCCTGATTTAGTTGTTACTTGCGATCCTGATGACTTAAAATCCCGCGACTTTATTCAACGCCCTAAAATCATTGTTGAGGTTCTTTCTTCTAGTACAGCAAATTATGATCGCACAAAGAAACTAAAATATTATCGCCAAATTCCAAGCTTGCAAGAATATGTCTTAGTTAATTCAGAAGAAATGGCTGTTGAGGTTTATCATCGAGGCGAAGGAAAAATGTGGCTTTACTATGAGTATGAATCTGGAGAGTTAATCGCTTTAGAAAGTATTGATTTTGAGTGTGCGATTGAAGTTTTGTATGAAGGGGTTAGCTTTGATAAAGAGTGAAGTTAAAACAGCTATCATGAAAATGAATAAACCACGGTGTCAGCATTTACACTTTGATAAAGCTACAGATGACTTAAAAAGCTGGCTAGAAATACAAGCTAGAGAATATCAGCTAAAAAATTTATTAGCTCATGCAGAAGATGGCGTTATTTGGGGAGAGTTTAGAGGTCAAAACTACGAGCTAGCGACTTCTGGAGAAGCCTTTCCACAGCTAACTCAGTTGCGCTTCAGCACTCTACAACAGTGCCGCACTTTTGGCAAAAATGCTGAAGTGATGCTCTGGAAAGTTGGTCAAGACGATTGGAAAGCTCGTTCTATTCAGGATTCCCATCTATCAGAAAAAGACTATATCCCTGAAGATCAAATTCTTTGGGGAACTAAAGCCGAGAAGGAATCCAATGGATTTACTTTAGTTTCCGATGGCTCTCAAGGACTCAGACATGGTGTACCTCTATCTAATATTAGAGATAAATTTAAAAATGGTAAACGCCTTTTGCGTTTAACGGTTCGTCACTATATTGAATATAGCTGTGATGGGGTTGCTCGGATTTATCTGAGTCGGGTTGTGAATTTATTTGCTGATAAGGGGAGCTAGTAAAATGTCTTATAGTCAGTTTACCCTAGAAACTGTAGAACAAGCCTTTGGGCTGAGTATAATTGAAAAGCTTGGTATTTTCGCCACTGTGCCAGAAGTGTCTATTAGTGATTTCTTGAAGCAGTGTTTGGAATACAATACTCCTTTGGCATTAGAGATTGCTACTGAAAAAGCGAGGTCAGAAATGATAATCACGCCAATTCTGATTGAACTTAAACAGCAATTTCAGTCTAAAATAAGTCTATTCTCTGGTAGAGAATTTAATGTTGATAGTCAACAAGGTTTGATGGGTTATTGTGATTTCATAATTAGTAAATCTCCATCTCAATTGTTGATTAAATCACCTGTAGCGGTAATTGTGGAAGCTAAGAATGACAATATTCAATCTGGCTTAGGTCAGTGTATTGCAGAGATGGTAGCAGCACAGATACTTAATCGGCGGCAGGATAATAACAATGAAACAGTTTATGGTTGTGTGACGACTGGAACTAACTGGAAATTTATGAGATTGATTGATACAGTAGTTGAAATTGAGCCTAATGAGTATTTCTTGAATAATGTGGGCAAAATAATGGGAATTTTAAGAAGTTTTGTTGAGTAATTAAATAAGAGTAAGGAGTAATAAATGAATCTTAAGCATATTTCTAAAATTGAAGATCTAAACAGGATAGCTGTTGCACCTTATAACTTTGTAGAATTACCAGCAAAGGTTGTTGAAGCAGAGCAACCTTTGCCGAGTGGCAATCGATATCATCCTCATGAAAAGGTTGAATTACCGCGTCACACTGGCAGAATCGAATGCACTTTAACAACGAAATCTAAACTCTACACTCGTTGTGGTTGGAGTCCAGAAGATTTTGCCAAGTACGGAGATACATCATTTAAAGACTTGCCAGATGAGCTACAGCAAAAAAGAGCTAACTTTTTTATTAATCCAGCAACTCAGCAACCAATAATTCCTGGAAGTAGCATACGAGGAATGCTGCGAACTTTAGTAGAGATTGTTAGTTTTAGTAAGATTGAGCGAGTATCTGACAACCAACGCTTATTTTTCCGCGCAGTTACCTCAAATCCTAAGAAGGAGTCTTGGGGGGAAGAGTATAAACAGTATGTTTCTCCTAAAAAAGTTGAAGCAGGTTATCTGAAAAAAGATAATCAAGGTTGGTATATCCAACCTGCTAAAATTATCGAAAAAGCAACTTTTGCCTGGGTTAGGCAAGCTGATATAAGCTTGCCAGGATTTATAAATTTTGATGATGATGGTTATGAACCCCAGTATATTAATGTAAGCTATCAAAATGTAGCGGTAGATCAAACAGATAGAGCTAAACGATTATTTGCCCATAATGTCGAGTTGCCAGACACCCATCTTAAAAAAGGCGTGTTTGTCACAAGTGGAAACATGAAACAAAAAGAAGATGACAATTCACTTCGCTGTAACCACTGTATAGTTTTCCCTGAAAATGAAGAAGTAGATCCATTACCAATAGATAATATAGCAATTGAGCATTATCGCAATGCCTTGACTGATTTTCAGAAAAAATTACCTTTTGATAAAGATTGGGGAGTATTAGAAAAAGGTCGTCCAGTGTTTTACTATCATGACGGCAAGAGCGAAACAGTCGGATTTTTTGGTCAAAGTCCTAACTTTCGTATCCCTTATTCTCCTGAAGGTAATGGTCATGCAACAACTGTGGCAGATTTTATTCCACCAAATTTGAAAAAGATTGTGCTAATCGATTTAGCCGATGCAATCTTTGGTTGGGTAAAGCAAGACTCAGAAAACGAAAAGCTACCAAAAGACAAAAAGCAAAGATCGGGTCGAGTCTTTATCACTGATGCAATCCTTGAGAAAAGCCAAATAGAAAAAGTAAAGCAAAGTCAACAACGACAAGCTCAAGAAATTCTTCTATCCAGTCCAAAACTTACAACATTTCAGCATTATCTAGTTCAACCAGACGCAGACAAAAGCAACCTCAAGCACTATGCTAGTAAACCACCAACAGAAACCGAAGCAGGAGAAACTGTTATTCGCGGACATAAGCTGTACTGGCATAAACCCTGTAAAATTGAAGTTCCCAAAAATTCAGATACTCAAACTAGCCTAATTAAACCTATTGATTCGGAACTCCAGTTTACCTTTGATATTTACTTCGAGAATTTAAGCAAAGTTGAACTAGGTACATTTTTGTGGGTGCTAAGTCTCAGTAGTGAAAAATCACAAACATTAGGAACTTGTAAATCTGACGAAAAATACTGTTTTTCCCTGGGTATGGGTAAACCCCTAGGAATGGGAGCAGTAAAGATTGACTATAACTTGCATTTAAGCAAGCGTAACGAACGCTATAGCAGACTATTCAATGACGCTCAATGGAAAACTGGGGAAGAAGACCAATCTCAAACAGCTAAAGAAGAGGAAGAATCTGTAAAAACATTTGAGGAGTACGTGCTTGATAGGATTTGTTGTCAAGACTATCCAATAAATAAAAGTAGAGAACAATTGCAACATTTAAAAGAGTTGCCACGTATTGAAATGCTTTTGGCAATGCTACAGTGCAATAAAATTCCAGATGTAGATAAAACTCGATATATGAGAATTGAGCCTAAGCCAAGTGAGTACGCAGAACGTCGGGTTCTACCTACTCCATTGGATATTAGGGGAATACCAGATAATCGCAGATTTCCTGATATTAATCATTAGACATCTCCGAAAAAAAATCTGAAAACCTTATCCTGTCTTGGTGAAAACCTAATTTCTGGAGATGTCTATTCTTCAGGAGGTACAGGAGAGAATAAGTCTATCGATAATCCAAAGAAGAAAGTTATTTCCTCTAAGCCAAAGCCTAAACCTAAACCTAAACCTAAAAAAAAATCTAATCCAGATCGAGCAAAAGGAGGAGATAATACTAACCGCGCAACTCAAAGACCACCAAGACCGAAAAATTAAAGTGCGATCGCCTCTCATCTTCAACCACTGACATATTCTCATAGTGAGGTCAATATGGCTTTCAGTAGTTATAAGAGTATTGGTGCAGTTGTCAAAGAATTTCAGACTAAATACACCGAAGCAGATTTCATCAGTGAACTAGAGTTTAACATCCCCGACTACTTCCGAGAAGACTTACAAACCGTCATGCGGGAAGGAGTCGTTGATAACTCAGAATTTGCCATTTGTGAAAACTTAATTTATCCCGTCTTGAAAGAAGTCTGGAAGTGCTATCGCAGCAAGTTCCTGTTGTGGAGTCACGAATCACTTACCTATGATGAAAATCTTTCAGGATTTCCCGAATATATCTTGGCGAAACGCTCTCCATTGGGAAAGGTTGTCTTTGATAAGCCGTATTTACTTTTAGTCGAAGCCAAGCAAGATAAATTTGAAGAGGGGTGGGGTCAGTGTCTCGCGGAAATGATTGCCGCACAACGGCTGAATCGGAAGTTCCCCTTTGACAAAAAACTACAACCTATGCTGTGAGAGAGGGAGAGACTCAACTCCTCGGCTGTTACTGGGTACAAATTCCGAATAATATAGACTCCATCCAAAGCCGAATCATTGGCGATAGCCGCTTCATTCAATGAGTAAGAAAAACTTGTCTCAGTGATGGCAATATTAAAGTATTTCCCCACACATGTAGCATTGAGAACTCGCCCCACTCTCAGTCCAATCTGGTCGGCTCCTTTGAGGGCGCGTTTATCTCGTGAAGTGGCGATAACAATCTTATTGAGTTCCTGCTGTGTCGCCTGTAATAAAGCAATTCTAGTCAAAGACTTTTCTTGAGCAAGCATCGGGTTGCGACAAGCAATTAGCCGCTCACTGGGGTAATCAGAACAAGAAAATTCTACTAAGTCAGTTTCATCAAATAATGAGAGTTGAACAGCTTCTTGTTCAAGAAGTTTCCGAAGCTCCTTCGGATAGATGTCTTAGGGCTAACTCATTTTCGATTAATTCTTGTTTGGATACCAGCCAATCCATTGCTTCATACAATTCATCCTCATCGGCTTTTTCTAAGCCCAACAGTTCACTTAACGATGAATTGCACGTTTCGCTGTGCAATCCTCTCGCTGTGGCTAACTTGGAACGAGGGTCAAGGAGACGCGCCACGATCATCGCCAAAACTAGAGCTCGTTTTCTCGAATTTGAGGGTGAGATTAGATGGTGCAAAG of the Allocoleopsis franciscana PCC 7113 genome contains:
- a CDS encoding Cas10/Cmr2 second palm domain-containing protein; this translates as MALVPVTQAFSPFVVHLYGGTSVKKLDKVNDANGELRKILFDDRKLRRHSEQYDIPLDVDDLGRSENESSYIAVVHIDGNRMGKRFEDYGKSQSDNREFIMAMRKLSWGVSEASSQALEAVGHAVIKLVDEEKFEIKNNYLPFRPIVYGGDDVTFVCDGRLGLSLAVKFLEKFEEFTQDLPDGEGKATACAGIAIVKTHYPFSRAYALSEALCTQAKQWMKQETQNYEKPLFSALDWHIAASGLLGSIGEIRDREYRVQIPELDKPASLTMRPMRSHPYKNEWRTWAGFSKAVNDFKTHEDWKDRRNKIMALREVLRQGKKATAQFRQAYCLERLPVFPEANPNLSKEGWCTYGENKEICGYFDAIEAMNFYTPLEE
- a CDS encoding RAMP superfamily CRISPR-associated protein, with the protein product MSTYTLKIKLLSDTTFGRGDGVAGLVDQEVEHDCYGFPYLRGRTLKGLLSEECDNLIAVLSDDNQRQHWQAIADRLFGVPGSTLDTQAKIHVGDACLPSDLRGAIAAQLDSEQEKKRKNPKYKPALSSTDILESLTTIRRQTAIAPENGAPAEHSLRSARVILRELPFESKLLFETELNKDSEDDQDMLALLAVGTLALRRIGSGRNRGRGHVQYSLYNYSNELTKDMDSIQRFGRIR
- a CDS encoding RAMP superfamily CRISPR-associated protein, whose protein sequence is MKAVTFLLHTQQPILATSLQGDPNSDVSYPYIPGSMIRGVLISRYLNALKRHGLQETDDILDTQRFPDVTRLFFDDEKTRYLNAYPTGINRKRTLPVPRSWYKDKGVEFSETEDKKVKVYDFSKIPVDEREEDLSPKLLDEKLCTVDDEDVLLYKVKRRINIHNQRDRKKGRGTEGNGAVFSYDAIDAKQTFHAVVLCDSENDKSIIESLLQPQDIWLGGSQSAGYGHTIIELVQNNGDWHETGVPIEERIKRNEDLTITLLSDTIVRNDCGQVVADPEVLCQLLSKVLAVDIQFKKIKYRNESGEEKEIEDGIYTSSTIVGGFNRKWGLPLPQIPALAAGSVFVVNKVELDLQKIKTLEEHGIGERKVDGFGRFVVNWLDDEQTEYNAKLPQSEARAVSTTEPLAPASLKIATNIATRIVRKKLDELLSKQISSIELLKKDKISNSQLARLMIVTRKALSELDIENEKPEAERKTILELAKPVRDLLSNLPSNARNQFESIRLSTGERLDEKIQNWLDSPDSWLNNSWRSDSQTKSFMTSGKPTVSIAGVPQGFDNYVALEYSLRLIMAVAKKTIKEKSND
- a CDS encoding RAMP superfamily CRISPR-associated protein, giving the protein MTERRHKSNRHIIKRIIVRGTLVLDTPTCLGNGDADSPTDLPLLRDSISNHALLTGSSIAGALRNYLRECNKGYNVSDRRHDLTTKLFGDLFAYENEKTLTEAEKIELRSNDTQSSLIINDALSVAPIKAELRDGVKINSVTRTAQDKAKYDLELLEAGTQFPLCLELLIDKETDEAELVKAIALALHGLESSNRSKSGEICIGMKKRRGFGRCYVENWQVWQFNLQDPKERINWLNFEHWSTGLLSDYPTHQSIATALGVSLDEEEDRRDRFLIHATFKLVGSLLIRSGQDTPGLAPDVVHLKSHRPGETDPVPVLSGTSLAGVLRHRAERIINTLNKPTTIIDEIFGFDFSKDKSKEAKASRLVVGESIVKDTADLVQTRIAIDRFTGGTYQGALFQEQPIFGQGDDNLKIELELRDPKNYEIGLLLLLLKDLWTQDLPVGGASSVGRGRLQGKTATLTRYEFDKNKNKMQPQTWHISQPDLNEQKLDVSKDDQKEMENYVQSLADYCIQ
- a CDS encoding Uma2 family endonuclease; translated protein: MIANPQNHQKITVEEYLKWEQHQEFRHEYIDGEIMAMTGGTIPHNDIALNFYRALYSHLHHRGCRVNVSDVKVQANKSSRYFYPDLVVTCDPDDLKSRDFIQRPKIIVEVLSSSTANYDRTKKLKYYRQIPSLQEYVLVNSEEMAVEVYHRGEGKMWLYYEYESGELIALESIDFECAIEVLYEGVSFDKE
- the csx19 gene encoding type III-D CRISPR-associated protein Csx19, whose protein sequence is MNKPRCQHLHFDKATDDLKSWLEIQAREYQLKNLLAHAEDGVIWGEFRGQNYELATSGEAFPQLTQLRFSTLQQCRTFGKNAEVMLWKVGQDDWKARSIQDSHLSEKDYIPEDQILWGTKAEKESNGFTLVSDGSQGLRHGVPLSNIRDKFKNGKRLLRLTVRHYIEYSCDGVARIYLSRVVNLFADKGS
- a CDS encoding TIGR03986 family type III CRISPR-associated RAMP protein: MNLKHISKIEDLNRIAVAPYNFVELPAKVVEAEQPLPSGNRYHPHEKVELPRHTGRIECTLTTKSKLYTRCGWSPEDFAKYGDTSFKDLPDELQQKRANFFINPATQQPIIPGSSIRGMLRTLVEIVSFSKIERVSDNQRLFFRAVTSNPKKESWGEEYKQYVSPKKVEAGYLKKDNQGWYIQPAKIIEKATFAWVRQADISLPGFINFDDDGYEPQYINVSYQNVAVDQTDRAKRLFAHNVELPDTHLKKGVFVTSGNMKQKEDDNSLRCNHCIVFPENEEVDPLPIDNIAIEHYRNALTDFQKKLPFDKDWGVLEKGRPVFYYHDGKSETVGFFGQSPNFRIPYSPEGNGHATTVADFIPPNLKKIVLIDLADAIFGWVKQDSENEKLPKDKKQRSGRVFITDAILEKSQIEKVKQSQQRQAQEILLSSPKLTTFQHYLVQPDADKSNLKHYASKPPTETEAGETVIRGHKLYWHKPCKIEVPKNSDTQTSLIKPIDSELQFTFDIYFENLSKVELGTFLWVLSLSSEKSQTLGTCKSDEKYCFSLGMGKPLGMGAVKIDYNLHLSKRNERYSRLFNDAQWKTGEEDQSQTAKEEEESVKTFEEYVLDRICCQDYPINKSREQLQHLKELPRIEMLLAMLQCNKIPDVDKTRYMRIEPKPSEYAERRVLPTPLDIRGIPDNRRFPDINH